Proteins encoded within one genomic window of Camarhynchus parvulus chromosome 14, STF_HiC, whole genome shotgun sequence:
- the JPT2 gene encoding jupiter microtubule associated homolog 2 isoform X3, translated as MASNIFGASEKPQNIPKRANPPGGKESGIFEDSSSAQPRPRLNPPGGKTSDIFGSPVSPGIVRAHPNKPKDHIVLKEEEIPKKLEATENIKPHLEDGGEKKALGKEERCKEPEPKMDDHEPRLGPRPRSHNKVLNPPGGKSSIAFY; from the exons ATGGCATCCAATATCTTTGGAGCATCAGAAAAACCTCAGAACATTCCAAAAAGAGCTAACCCTCCAG gaggaaaagaaagtggcATTTTTGAGGACTCTAGTTCTGCTCAGCCTCGTCCACGCTTGAATCCACCTGGTGGGAAGACAAGCGATATCTTTGGGTCTCCTGTCTCTCCTGGCATCGTGCGAGCACACCCGAACAAACCCAAG GATCACATTGTcttaaaagaagaggaaatacCAAAGAAGCTAGAAG CTACAGAAAATATCAAACCACACCTGGAAGACGGAGGCGAGAAAAAAGCTCTGGGCAAAGAGGAGCGATGCAAGGAGCCAGAACCCAAGATGGACGATCACGAGCCCCGACTAGGACCAAGGCCACGCTCGCACAACAAAGTCCTCAATCCACCAGGGGGGAAATCCAGCAT
- the JPT2 gene encoding jupiter microtubule associated homolog 2 isoform X1, producing MFQGAEAEPAKPSSRVLKPPGGDSSNLFGSTEEVSSSSRPHRMASNIFGASEKPQNIPKRANPPGGKESGIFEDSSSAQPRPRLNPPGGKTSDIFGSPVSPGIVRAHPNKPKDHIVLKEEEIPKKLEATENIKPHLEDGGEKKALGKEERCKEPEPKMDDHEPRLGPRPRSHNKVLNPPGGKSSIAFY from the exons ATGTTCCAGGGCGCTGAGGCCGAGCCGGCCAAGCCTAGCTCCAG AGTATTGAAACCCCCAGGGGGAGATTCTAGTAATCTCTTTGGGAGTACAGAAGAAGTGTCTTCTTCAAGCAGGCCACACCGGATGGCATCCAATATCTTTGGAGCATCAGAAAAACCTCAGAACATTCCAAAAAGAGCTAACCCTCCAG gaggaaaagaaagtggcATTTTTGAGGACTCTAGTTCTGCTCAGCCTCGTCCACGCTTGAATCCACCTGGTGGGAAGACAAGCGATATCTTTGGGTCTCCTGTCTCTCCTGGCATCGTGCGAGCACACCCGAACAAACCCAAG GATCACATTGTcttaaaagaagaggaaatacCAAAGAAGCTAGAAG CTACAGAAAATATCAAACCACACCTGGAAGACGGAGGCGAGAAAAAAGCTCTGGGCAAAGAGGAGCGATGCAAGGAGCCAGAACCCAAGATGGACGATCACGAGCCCCGACTAGGACCAAGGCCACGCTCGCACAACAAAGTCCTCAATCCACCAGGGGGGAAATCCAGCAT
- the JPT2 gene encoding jupiter microtubule associated homolog 2 isoform X2, with product MYLITMQGENRQGRRVLKPPGGDSSNLFGSTEEVSSSSRPHRMASNIFGASEKPQNIPKRANPPGGKESGIFEDSSSAQPRPRLNPPGGKTSDIFGSPVSPGIVRAHPNKPKDHIVLKEEEIPKKLEATENIKPHLEDGGEKKALGKEERCKEPEPKMDDHEPRLGPRPRSHNKVLNPPGGKSSIAFY from the exons ATGTATCTGATTACCATGCAAGGCGAGAACAGGCAGGGCCGAAG AGTATTGAAACCCCCAGGGGGAGATTCTAGTAATCTCTTTGGGAGTACAGAAGAAGTGTCTTCTTCAAGCAGGCCACACCGGATGGCATCCAATATCTTTGGAGCATCAGAAAAACCTCAGAACATTCCAAAAAGAGCTAACCCTCCAG gaggaaaagaaagtggcATTTTTGAGGACTCTAGTTCTGCTCAGCCTCGTCCACGCTTGAATCCACCTGGTGGGAAGACAAGCGATATCTTTGGGTCTCCTGTCTCTCCTGGCATCGTGCGAGCACACCCGAACAAACCCAAG GATCACATTGTcttaaaagaagaggaaatacCAAAGAAGCTAGAAG CTACAGAAAATATCAAACCACACCTGGAAGACGGAGGCGAGAAAAAAGCTCTGGGCAAAGAGGAGCGATGCAAGGAGCCAGAACCCAAGATGGACGATCACGAGCCCCGACTAGGACCAAGGCCACGCTCGCACAACAAAGTCCTCAATCCACCAGGGGGGAAATCCAGCAT